In the Gossypium raimondii isolate GPD5lz chromosome 9, ASM2569854v1, whole genome shotgun sequence genome, one interval contains:
- the LOC105799870 gene encoding increased DNA methylation 1 isoform X3, whose translation MKRKGTADAGTKKRDNFLHQSLFMPKGLPDGAELAYFVKGQKFIQKLIEGYKQGSGIVCGCCERELSPSQFEAHAGMADRRQPYRHVRTSNGLTLHDIALSLSNGQRITTDIGGDMCSICGDSGDLLFCHECCQAFHPACLNLGHLPEGDWHCANCADENGLGRKAVLGKSSRIARPIVIRLTRVVKAPEFEIGGCAICREYDFSSTTFDDRTIIFCDQCEKEFHVGCLRDSGQCDLKEVPKDKWFCCDDCKRIYGALQSSVSNGVQIIPTSFSNVIRRRHLEKGLFIDEATDCVQWCILSGKSHYPEDLPLLSSAAAIFQECFDPIVAKSGCDLIPAMVYGRSISGQEFGGMYCVVLIVRSVVVSAGLLRIFGREIAELPMVGTTREHQGKLRKLCQFGQRSLGLKR comes from the exons ATGAAACGGAAGGGAACTGCTGATGCTGGCACGAAGAAAAG GGATAATTTCTTGCACCAGTCACTTTTTATGCCAAAAGGACTTCCAGATGGGGCTGAATTGGCTTACTTTGTCAAAGGACAG aaatttatccaGAAGCTAATTGAAGGGTACAAGCAGGGAAGTGGCATAGTCTGTGGATGTTGTGAGAGAGAG CTTAGCCCTTCACAGTTTGAAGCACATGCTGGAATGGCCGACAGAAGACAACC gtATCGTCACGTCCGTACATCTAATGGGTTGACGCTTCATGATATAGCCTTGTCATTGTCAAATGGACAACGCATTACCACTGATATCGGTGGTGATATGTGTTCAATATGTGGAGATTCTGGAGATCTGCTTTTTTGTCATGAATGCTGTCAGGCTTTTCATCCTG CTTGTTTGAATTTAGGGCACCTTCCTGAAGGTGATTGGCATTGTGCAAATTGTGCAGATGAAAATGGTCTTGGTAGAAAAGCTGTTTTAGGAAAATCTTCAAGGATAGCAAGACCAATTGTGATACGATTGACAAGAGTTGTTAAAGCACCAGAATTTGAAATTGGTGGTTGTGCAATTTGCAG GGAGTATGACTTCAGTTCTACTACCTTCGATGATCGGACAATTATTTTTTGTGACCAA TGTGAGAAGGAGTTCCATGTTGGATGCCTGCGTGATAGTGGACAATGTGATTTGAAA GAAGTTCCCAAGGATAAATGGTTCTGTTGTGATGACTGCAAAAGGATTTATGGGGCCCTCCAGAGTTCTGTTTCCAACGGGGTGCAGATAATTCCTACTTCATTCTCAAATGTAATCAGAAGAAGGCATTTAGAAaaaggattatttattgatgaagCCACAGATTGTGTTCAATGGTGTATACTAAGTGGAAAAAGCCATTATCCTGAAGATCTGCCATTACTTTCAAGTGCAGCTGCAATATTTCAA GAATGCTTTGATCCCATTGTTGCAAAGTCTGGTTGTGATTTGATTCCTGCGATGGTCTATGG GAGAAGTATATCTGGGCAAGAGTTTGGTGGAATGTATTGTGTGGTTTTGATTGTCAG GTCTGTTGTTGTATCAGCTGGTCTTCTTAGGATATTTGGTCGGGAGATTGCTGAACTCCCTATGGTAGGGACAACTAGAGAACATCAAGGAAAA CTGAGGAAGCTTTGTCAATTTGGACAGAGAAGTTTGGGtttaaaaagatga
- the LOC105799870 gene encoding increased DNA methylation 1 isoform X2: protein MKRKGTADAGTKKRDNFLHQSLFMPKGLPDGAELAYFVKGQKLIEGYKQGSGIVCGCCERELSPSQFEAHAGMADRRQPYRHVRTSNGLTLHDIALSLSNGQRITTDIGGDMCSICGDSGDLLFCHECCQAFHPACLNLGHLPEGDWHCANCADENGLGRKAVLGKSSRIARPIVIRLTRVVKAPEFEIGGCAICREYDFSSTTFDDRTIIFCDQCEKEFHVGCLRDSGQCDLKEVPKDKWFCCDDCKRIYGALQSSVSNGVQIIPTSFSNVIRRRHLEKGLFIDEATDCVQWCILSGKSHYPEDLPLLSSAAAIFQECFDPIVAKSGCDLIPAMVYGRSISGQEFGGMYCVVLIVRSVVVSAGLLRIFGREIAELPMVGTTREHQGKGYFQALFACIERFLSSLNVESLMLPAAEEALSIWTEKFGFKKMKEQQLMNYQKQLQVTVFKGTSVLVKKVQQIPNNSVNLPDNFPSE from the exons ATGAAACGGAAGGGAACTGCTGATGCTGGCACGAAGAAAAG GGATAATTTCTTGCACCAGTCACTTTTTATGCCAAAAGGACTTCCAGATGGGGCTGAATTGGCTTACTTTGTCAAAGGACAG AAGCTAATTGAAGGGTACAAGCAGGGAAGTGGCATAGTCTGTGGATGTTGTGAGAGAGAG CTTAGCCCTTCACAGTTTGAAGCACATGCTGGAATGGCCGACAGAAGACAACC gtATCGTCACGTCCGTACATCTAATGGGTTGACGCTTCATGATATAGCCTTGTCATTGTCAAATGGACAACGCATTACCACTGATATCGGTGGTGATATGTGTTCAATATGTGGAGATTCTGGAGATCTGCTTTTTTGTCATGAATGCTGTCAGGCTTTTCATCCTG CTTGTTTGAATTTAGGGCACCTTCCTGAAGGTGATTGGCATTGTGCAAATTGTGCAGATGAAAATGGTCTTGGTAGAAAAGCTGTTTTAGGAAAATCTTCAAGGATAGCAAGACCAATTGTGATACGATTGACAAGAGTTGTTAAAGCACCAGAATTTGAAATTGGTGGTTGTGCAATTTGCAG GGAGTATGACTTCAGTTCTACTACCTTCGATGATCGGACAATTATTTTTTGTGACCAA TGTGAGAAGGAGTTCCATGTTGGATGCCTGCGTGATAGTGGACAATGTGATTTGAAA GAAGTTCCCAAGGATAAATGGTTCTGTTGTGATGACTGCAAAAGGATTTATGGGGCCCTCCAGAGTTCTGTTTCCAACGGGGTGCAGATAATTCCTACTTCATTCTCAAATGTAATCAGAAGAAGGCATTTAGAAaaaggattatttattgatgaagCCACAGATTGTGTTCAATGGTGTATACTAAGTGGAAAAAGCCATTATCCTGAAGATCTGCCATTACTTTCAAGTGCAGCTGCAATATTTCAA GAATGCTTTGATCCCATTGTTGCAAAGTCTGGTTGTGATTTGATTCCTGCGATGGTCTATGG GAGAAGTATATCTGGGCAAGAGTTTGGTGGAATGTATTGTGTGGTTTTGATTGTCAG GTCTGTTGTTGTATCAGCTGGTCTTCTTAGGATATTTGGTCGGGAGATTGCTGAACTCCCTATGGTAGGGACAACTAGAGAACATCAAGGAAAA GGATATTTCCAGGCATTATTTGCTTGTATTGAGAGGTTTTTAAGTTCACTAAATGTGGAAAGCCTCATGCTTCCTGCAGCTGAGGAAGCTTTGTCAATTTGGACAGAGAAGTTTGGGtttaaaaagatgaaagaacAGCAA TTGATGAATTACCAAAAGCAGCTACAAGTGACAGTTTTCAAGGGAACGTCAGTGCTGGTGAAGAAGGTGCAGCAGATTCCAAATAACTCTGTTAATCTCCCCGATAACTTTCCATCGGAATAG
- the LOC105799872 gene encoding arginine biosynthesis bifunctional protein ArgJ, chloroplastic, translated as MYSCAPHFTSLKFSEMFYPKIISSICSPKADFKVFASASNVNEAPNYIPAAPILLPDGDGVWKQIPGGVTAAKGFKAAGLYGGLRAKGEKPDLALVTCDVDANVAGAFTTNVVAAAPVVYCQNVLNNTKTARAVLINAGQANAATGDAGYQDVIECANALATILQIKPEEVLVESTGVIGQRIKKEALLSSLPRLVNSLSPSIQGADSAAVAITTTDLVSKSVAIEFEVGGTSIRIGGMAKGSGMIHPNLATMLGVITTDALVESDVWRKMVQVAVGRSFNQITVDGDTSTNDTIIAFASGLAGSNWITSMNSYDAALLQTGLDAVMQGLAKSIAWDGEGATCLIEVTVSGAKGEAEAGNIARSVAASSLVKAAVYGRDPNWGRIAAAAGYAGISFNLNNLQILLGDIMLMDGGQPLEFDRTAASNYLIKAGETHGTVEIKIAVGDGPGFGKAWGCDLSYDYVKINAEYTT; from the exons ATGTATTCATGTGCTCCACATTTCACTTCTTTGAAATTCTCTGAAATGTTCTACCCTAAG ATTATAAGCTCTATTTGTTCGCCAAAGGCGGATTTTAAAGTATTTGCTTCTGCATCAAATGTTAATGAGGCGCCCAATTATATACCAGCTGCTCCTATTCTTCTCCCTGATGGTGATGGAGTTTGGAAGCAG ATTCCGGGAGGAGTTACGGCTGCTAAGGGATTTAAAGCTGCGGGCTTATATGGTGGATTACGGGCCAAAGGAGAAAAACCTGATCTTGCGCTTGTCACCTGTGACGTTGATGCCAATGTTGCAG GGGCATTTACTACAAATGTTGTTGCAGCAGCACCGGTGGTGTATTGCCAAAATGTGTTGAATAATACGAAAACA GCACGTGCTGTGTTAATAAATGCTGGACAGGCCAATGCTGCAACG GGTGATGCTGGTTACCAGGATGTGATAGAATGTGCAAATGCCCTTGCTACG ATCCTGCAAATAAAGCCAGAGGAAGTATTGGTTGAATCCACTGGTGTGATTGGTCAGAGAATAAAGAAG GAAGCACTTTTGAGTTCCCTCCCAAGGCTAGTTAATTCACTATCACCGTCTATTCAGGG GGCAGATTCTGCTGCAGTGGCAATTACCACAACTGACCTTGTTAGCAAGAGTGTGGCTATTGAATTTGAG GTTGGAGGGACTAGTATAAGAATTGGGGGAATGGCCAAAGGTTCTGGGATGATCCACCCTAATCTGGCAACCATGCTTGGT GTAATAACAACTGATGCCCTTGTTGAAAGTGATGTCTGGAGAAAGATGGTTCAGGTTGCTGTAGGCCGCAGTTTCAACCAAATCACT GTTGATGGAGATACCAGTACCAATGATACTATCATTGCTTTTGCCAGTGGGTTAGCTGGATCGAATTGGATCACTTCTATGAACAGTTACGATGCTGCACTACTTCAAACTGGTCTTGATGCT GTAATGCAAGGCCTTGCAAAATCAATAGCTTGGGATGGAGAAGGAGCAACTTGTTTAATTGAG GTCACGGTAAGTGGTGCAAAAGGGGAGGCTGAAGCAGGAAATATTGCACGCTCTGTGGCTGCTTCTTCACTTGTCAAG GCCGCTGTATATGGGAGAGACCCGAACTGGGGACGTATTGCTGCTGCTGCTGGCTATGCAGGGATTTCTTTTAATCTAAACAACCTCCAGATACTGCTTGGGGATATTATGCTCATGGATGGTGGGCAACCACTTGAATTTGACAG GACCGCAGCCAGCAACTATCTCATTAAGGCTGGTGAGACACATGGAACGGTGGAAATTAAAATTGCTGTTG GTGATGGACCTGGATTCGGTAAAGCATGGGGGTGTGACTTAAGTTACGACTATGTCAAGATAAACGCAGAATATACAACATAA
- the LOC105799870 gene encoding increased DNA methylation 1 isoform X1, which translates to MKRKGTADAGTKKRDNFLHQSLFMPKGLPDGAELAYFVKGQKFIQKLIEGYKQGSGIVCGCCERELSPSQFEAHAGMADRRQPYRHVRTSNGLTLHDIALSLSNGQRITTDIGGDMCSICGDSGDLLFCHECCQAFHPACLNLGHLPEGDWHCANCADENGLGRKAVLGKSSRIARPIVIRLTRVVKAPEFEIGGCAICREYDFSSTTFDDRTIIFCDQCEKEFHVGCLRDSGQCDLKEVPKDKWFCCDDCKRIYGALQSSVSNGVQIIPTSFSNVIRRRHLEKGLFIDEATDCVQWCILSGKSHYPEDLPLLSSAAAIFQECFDPIVAKSGCDLIPAMVYGRSISGQEFGGMYCVVLIVRSVVVSAGLLRIFGREIAELPMVGTTREHQGKGYFQALFACIERFLSSLNVESLMLPAAEEALSIWTEKFGFKKMKEQQLMNYQKQLQVTVFKGTSVLVKKVQQIPNNSVNLPDNFPSE; encoded by the exons ATGAAACGGAAGGGAACTGCTGATGCTGGCACGAAGAAAAG GGATAATTTCTTGCACCAGTCACTTTTTATGCCAAAAGGACTTCCAGATGGGGCTGAATTGGCTTACTTTGTCAAAGGACAG aaatttatccaGAAGCTAATTGAAGGGTACAAGCAGGGAAGTGGCATAGTCTGTGGATGTTGTGAGAGAGAG CTTAGCCCTTCACAGTTTGAAGCACATGCTGGAATGGCCGACAGAAGACAACC gtATCGTCACGTCCGTACATCTAATGGGTTGACGCTTCATGATATAGCCTTGTCATTGTCAAATGGACAACGCATTACCACTGATATCGGTGGTGATATGTGTTCAATATGTGGAGATTCTGGAGATCTGCTTTTTTGTCATGAATGCTGTCAGGCTTTTCATCCTG CTTGTTTGAATTTAGGGCACCTTCCTGAAGGTGATTGGCATTGTGCAAATTGTGCAGATGAAAATGGTCTTGGTAGAAAAGCTGTTTTAGGAAAATCTTCAAGGATAGCAAGACCAATTGTGATACGATTGACAAGAGTTGTTAAAGCACCAGAATTTGAAATTGGTGGTTGTGCAATTTGCAG GGAGTATGACTTCAGTTCTACTACCTTCGATGATCGGACAATTATTTTTTGTGACCAA TGTGAGAAGGAGTTCCATGTTGGATGCCTGCGTGATAGTGGACAATGTGATTTGAAA GAAGTTCCCAAGGATAAATGGTTCTGTTGTGATGACTGCAAAAGGATTTATGGGGCCCTCCAGAGTTCTGTTTCCAACGGGGTGCAGATAATTCCTACTTCATTCTCAAATGTAATCAGAAGAAGGCATTTAGAAaaaggattatttattgatgaagCCACAGATTGTGTTCAATGGTGTATACTAAGTGGAAAAAGCCATTATCCTGAAGATCTGCCATTACTTTCAAGTGCAGCTGCAATATTTCAA GAATGCTTTGATCCCATTGTTGCAAAGTCTGGTTGTGATTTGATTCCTGCGATGGTCTATGG GAGAAGTATATCTGGGCAAGAGTTTGGTGGAATGTATTGTGTGGTTTTGATTGTCAG GTCTGTTGTTGTATCAGCTGGTCTTCTTAGGATATTTGGTCGGGAGATTGCTGAACTCCCTATGGTAGGGACAACTAGAGAACATCAAGGAAAA GGATATTTCCAGGCATTATTTGCTTGTATTGAGAGGTTTTTAAGTTCACTAAATGTGGAAAGCCTCATGCTTCCTGCAGCTGAGGAAGCTTTGTCAATTTGGACAGAGAAGTTTGGGtttaaaaagatgaaagaacAGCAA TTGATGAATTACCAAAAGCAGCTACAAGTGACAGTTTTCAAGGGAACGTCAGTGCTGGTGAAGAAGGTGCAGCAGATTCCAAATAACTCTGTTAATCTCCCCGATAACTTTCCATCGGAATAG
- the LOC105799873 gene encoding uncharacterized protein LOC105799873, with product MDILGSGEVENLSDINHATVRTCFNDVNESNDTNTSKVEELLEQRQKSKPPSKCLAKSASFPSAVSTPDDDDDDDEIVTAMQRMFSEDSVQSLSTYSRSISLPTPLKLVSALKGSREKQGLPPKKLTVKWAPDVYDPPPTSVLHTVRSKKQQKSKKKNDKKKNGKKGQKGNNSGRGSGGGKDNKQIRRGGGSSVRCYKPPPEVHQDRLANSSVSLEGFNVGSPDPYCGSSFLKKSPTRMHYSVAEAL from the exons ATGGACATATTGGGTTCTGGAGAGGTAGAAAATCTAAGTGACATAAACCATGCTACGGTCCGTACATGTTTCAACGATGTTAATGAATCTAACGATACGAACACGAGTAAAGTGGAAGAGTTGCTCGAACAGAGGCAGAAAAGCAAACCTCCTTCAAAGTGTTTAGCTAAGTCTGCATCATTTCCTTCTGCTGTGTCTACCcccgatgatgatgatgatgatgatgaaattgTAACTGCAATGCAGCGAATGTTCTCTGAGGATTCTGTGCAGTCGCTGTCGACCTACTCCCGCTCGATTTCTTTGCCT ACTCCCTTGAAGCTAGTATCAGCCCTTAAAGGTAGCCGTGAGAAACAGGGATTGCCGCCAAAGAAGCTTACCGTGAAATGGGCACCAGATGTGTATGATCCTCCGCCGACATCAGTATTGCACACAGTTAGAAGCAAAAAGCAGCagaaatcaaagaagaaaaatgacaaGAAGAAAAATGGGAAGAAAGGGCAGAAGGGCAACAACTCAGGACGAGGCAGTGGTGGTGGTAAAGACAACAAACAAATACGCAGGGGTGGCGGGAGTTCTGTTAGGTGTTATAAACCACCGCCAGAGGTTCATCAGGACAGATTAGCCAATTCCTCTGTCAGCCTTGAGGGTTTCAATGTCGGCAGTCCAGACCCTTATTGTGGGAGTAGTTTTCTGAAAAAATCACCAACCAGGATGCACTACTCTGTTGCAGAGGCTCTCTGA